Proteins from a genomic interval of Geodermatophilus obscurus DSM 43160:
- a CDS encoding LuxR C-terminal-related transcriptional regulator, with protein MSGPTGAGGPLLAGKLTVPQVPPSLVPRPRLQHRLDAVRRTPVTVVAAGAGYGKSTLLAAWARHAGMPVAWVTLGSSEDDPARFWTYVATALAGSTPDVAGPALRALTVPSVDPLDVAVPELLNGFAARDEPTVLVLDDLHEVTDARVTEGLEFLLDHLPPALRVVLASRTEPPIGLARLRARGRLTELVAADLRFTVQEARALLTSVVHGGPDDPGPEPAALAGLLARTEGWAAGLVLGALTLRDRAHGRAVPHGPPGLRSAVDFLLAEVLAGQTPDRRELLLRSAPLDRLCGPLCDAVLGRADSGAVLAGLERDGVFVTAVDGDGRWYRVHPLFRAALRRELDDPAGVAEVQRRAAVWFWEQGLVEEAIRARLGAGDSAGAADWLVRSTGTFLATARVGVFAELGNRLDPAVVADSVPLLLSLAWAAGVTGRLDRVPALLDRAAAQARAGRPGAGFPGFAGAVGAIAALRAVYGTTAEASPEVALAAAHEAVAAETDPELPGWVVARVALGGALLTAGREAEALAALDAAWQAPAASALPVFSHLEVAGLLAWCLVQPGDDDPDPDRDARAERLLRSTRADAAALEAHLGDAAAAALALLHAAAGVLDRRAGRLGSARAHSDRAAVLVEVQAHPAVAVLVLVSAAETALAAGDPTAALEFLDRAREARLSAPPSPILDRQIAAVELRAGRRAATRVRPALLEPLTEREVSVLRALRGPLSQREVGAALHLSINTVKSYTRSLYRKLDVGSRREAVERGRALGLC; from the coding sequence GTGTCGGGGCCGACGGGCGCAGGCGGTCCGCTGCTGGCCGGCAAGCTCACCGTGCCGCAGGTACCCCCGTCGCTCGTTCCCCGCCCCCGCCTGCAGCACCGGCTCGACGCCGTCCGCAGGACACCGGTGACCGTGGTCGCGGCGGGTGCCGGGTACGGCAAGTCGACGTTGCTCGCCGCCTGGGCCCGGCACGCCGGGATGCCGGTCGCGTGGGTCACCCTCGGGAGCAGCGAGGACGATCCGGCGCGGTTCTGGACGTACGTGGCCACCGCCCTGGCCGGCTCCACCCCGGACGTGGCCGGCCCGGCCCTCCGCGCGCTCACCGTGCCCTCGGTCGACCCGCTCGACGTCGCCGTCCCCGAGCTGCTCAACGGCTTCGCGGCTCGCGACGAACCCACCGTGCTCGTCCTCGACGACCTGCACGAGGTCACCGACGCGCGGGTCACCGAGGGGCTGGAGTTCCTCCTGGACCACCTGCCCCCCGCCCTGCGCGTGGTCCTCGCCAGCCGCACGGAGCCCCCAATCGGCCTCGCCCGGCTGCGGGCCCGCGGCCGGCTGACCGAGCTGGTCGCCGCCGACCTGCGCTTCACCGTGCAGGAAGCCCGCGCCCTGCTGACCTCGGTGGTCCACGGCGGTCCCGACGACCCCGGGCCCGAGCCGGCAGCGCTGGCCGGGCTGCTCGCCCGCACCGAGGGCTGGGCGGCCGGGCTCGTCCTCGGCGCCCTCACGCTGCGCGACCGTGCCCACGGCCGGGCGGTACCGCACGGCCCGCCCGGCCTGCGTTCCGCTGTGGACTTCCTGCTCGCCGAGGTGCTCGCGGGCCAGACGCCGGACCGGCGCGAGCTGCTGCTGCGCAGTGCCCCGCTCGACCGGCTGTGCGGCCCGCTCTGCGACGCGGTGCTCGGCCGTGCCGACTCCGGCGCGGTCCTGGCCGGTCTGGAGCGGGACGGCGTCTTCGTCACCGCGGTGGACGGCGACGGGCGCTGGTACCGCGTGCACCCGCTGTTCCGGGCGGCGCTGCGACGTGAGCTGGACGACCCTGCGGGCGTCGCCGAGGTACAGCGGCGGGCTGCCGTGTGGTTCTGGGAGCAGGGCCTGGTCGAGGAGGCGATCCGCGCCCGGCTCGGCGCCGGCGACTCCGCCGGGGCCGCCGACTGGCTGGTACGGAGCACCGGGACGTTCCTCGCCACGGCGCGCGTCGGCGTGTTCGCCGAGCTCGGCAACCGGCTCGACCCGGCCGTGGTCGCCGACTCGGTCCCGCTGCTGCTGTCGCTCGCCTGGGCTGCCGGGGTCACCGGCCGGCTGGACCGGGTGCCCGCGCTGCTCGACCGGGCCGCCGCGCAGGCCCGCGCGGGTCGCCCCGGCGCCGGCTTCCCCGGCTTCGCCGGCGCCGTGGGGGCGATCGCCGCCCTGCGCGCGGTCTACGGGACGACGGCCGAGGCCTCCCCGGAGGTCGCGCTGGCCGCCGCGCACGAGGCGGTGGCCGCCGAGACCGATCCGGAGCTGCCCGGCTGGGTCGTCGCCCGGGTCGCCCTCGGGGGCGCGCTGCTCACCGCCGGACGGGAGGCGGAGGCGCTGGCCGCACTCGACGCTGCCTGGCAGGCCCCGGCCGCATCCGCCCTGCCGGTCTTCTCCCACCTGGAGGTGGCCGGGCTCCTCGCCTGGTGCCTGGTGCAGCCCGGCGACGACGACCCCGATCCCGACCGCGACGCGCGCGCCGAGCGGCTGTTGCGGTCGACCCGGGCGGACGCCGCGGCCCTGGAGGCGCACCTGGGGGACGCCGCTGCAGCAGCGCTGGCACTGCTGCACGCCGCGGCCGGGGTGCTCGACCGGCGCGCCGGCCGGCTCGGGTCCGCACGCGCGCACTCGGACCGTGCCGCCGTCCTGGTCGAGGTCCAGGCGCACCCCGCGGTCGCCGTGCTCGTGCTGGTGAGCGCGGCGGAGACCGCCCTGGCAGCCGGCGACCCGACGGCTGCGCTGGAGTTCCTCGACCGGGCCCGTGAGGCGCGGCTGAGCGCGCCGCCCTCCCCGATCCTCGACCGGCAGATCGCCGCCGTGGAGTTGCGGGCCGGCCGGCGCGCCGCCACGCGGGTGCGGCCGGCACTGCTGGAACCGCTCACCGAACGGGAGGTCTCGGTTCTCCGGGCGCTGCGCGGCCCGCTCAGCCAGCGGGAGGTGGGCGCGGCGCTGCACCTGTCGATCAACACCGTGAAGAGCTACACCCGGAGCCTGTACCGCAAGCTCGATGTCGGATCCCGGCGCGAGGCCGTCGAGCGAGGACGCGCCCTGGGGCTCTGCTGA
- a CDS encoding STAS domain-containing protein, with translation MLHTPASPAAPDPGQLLSVAAVPGTRPGSVVVEVTGEVDAYTAPLLDVCLNSQARQRGVREVVVDLSRVTFLGAAGVTVLAQAHRRCGMRGARLVVHTGRRRRSLRALQLTGFADLVAIDPTELEPQVRGPRTAARPRPRPRRTPIRRPRRACR, from the coding sequence GTGCTGCACACGCCCGCCTCCCCAGCCGCTCCCGACCCCGGCCAGCTGCTGTCGGTCGCCGCAGTGCCCGGCACCCGCCCCGGTTCCGTGGTCGTCGAGGTCACCGGCGAGGTCGATGCCTACACCGCTCCGCTGCTGGACGTCTGCCTGAACTCGCAGGCGAGACAGCGCGGCGTACGCGAGGTCGTCGTCGACCTGAGCCGGGTGACCTTCCTCGGTGCCGCCGGCGTCACCGTGCTGGCTCAGGCGCACCGCCGGTGCGGAATGCGTGGCGCGCGGCTGGTGGTCCACACGGGCCGGCGGCGCCGGTCGCTCCGCGCGCTGCAGCTCACCGGGTTCGCCGACCTCGTCGCGATCGACCCGACCGAGCTGGAGCCGCAGGTACGTGGCCCGCGGACGGCCGCACGACCACGCCCTCGGCCGCGGCGTACACCGATCCGACGCCCTCGCCGGGCGTGCCGGTGA
- a CDS encoding pyruvate, water dikinase regulatory protein, translating to MPWSPSPGSDPASHPDRHAQAVVPVFFLSDSTGISAETMGNALLIQFPDVRFERTLIPFISTVEQAREVVAQLDAAMAGPVPPLVFTTAAVDEVREELLKTKAPIIDFFGLHMSRVEEQLGARGLREARRLHGVGDVRRYNDRMAAIEFAIEHDDGLGSRGLDRADVVLLAPSRCGKTPTAMYLALQHGLFVANYPLVDEDLETTDLPRPVRDLADRCFGLTTTVVRLSRVRQERRPDSRYASEEQCRFELRRATAIYDRHQLPTVDTSAASVEEIATVVIQTLARQRPRSGDRAQPGHDLRRDGTTRP from the coding sequence GTGCCGTGGTCGCCGTCGCCCGGTTCGGACCCGGCGTCTCACCCGGACCGCCATGCGCAGGCGGTCGTCCCGGTCTTCTTCCTGTCCGACAGCACCGGGATCAGCGCCGAGACGATGGGCAACGCACTGCTCATCCAGTTCCCTGACGTGCGCTTCGAGCGCACGTTGATCCCGTTCATCTCGACGGTGGAGCAGGCCCGGGAGGTGGTGGCGCAGCTCGACGCGGCGATGGCGGGCCCGGTGCCCCCGCTGGTGTTCACCACCGCGGCCGTGGACGAGGTGCGCGAGGAGCTGCTGAAGACGAAGGCCCCGATCATCGACTTCTTCGGGCTGCACATGAGCCGGGTGGAGGAGCAGTTGGGGGCCCGCGGCCTGCGTGAGGCGCGGCGGCTGCACGGGGTCGGCGACGTGCGGCGCTACAACGACCGGATGGCGGCGATCGAGTTCGCCATCGAGCACGACGACGGCCTGGGCTCCCGGGGGCTGGACCGGGCCGACGTGGTGCTGCTGGCGCCGTCGCGGTGCGGGAAGACCCCGACGGCGATGTATCTGGCCCTGCAGCACGGCCTGTTCGTCGCCAACTACCCGTTGGTCGACGAGGACCTGGAGACCACCGACCTGCCCCGCCCGGTCCGGGACCTCGCGGACCGCTGCTTCGGGCTGACCACCACCGTGGTTCGGCTCAGCCGCGTGCGCCAGGAGCGCCGCCCGGATTCCCGGTACGCCTCGGAGGAGCAGTGCCGCTTCGAGCTGCGGCGGGCGACGGCGATCTACGACAGGCACCAGCTACCCACGGTGGACACCTCGGCGGCCTCCGTCGAGGAGATCGCCACCGTGGTGATCCAGACCCTGGCCCGGCAACGGCCCCGCTCCGGCGACCGCGCGCAGCCCGGCCACGACCTCCGGCGAGATGGGACCACCCGACCATGA
- a CDS encoding alpha/beta fold hydrolase encodes MSLPPALTSPGTPVAWPPGAVFATTDLDGPVRHLDLGGPAGAPAVLCVHGLGGSALNWGLLAPFLSGSHRVLAVDLFGHGGSGVPTGSRPDAVTADRRLLDRFVREVVGEPVVLLGHSMGGVLAVLQAAAAPETIRRLVLLSPPVPGTAGRLDLAIAAKLAFLRLPGVAGAVARQLAALPSEQVVDRQLRQATPHLHRIPADGIAAAVAQTRERAARTDAAAGQAEQWAALLGTMALLARPRAWRRTLAGVAVPTLWLHGADDPLAQVDRARALAATRPDWTFEARSGVGHLPALEDPAWTADRILAGDGPGSR; translated from the coding sequence GTGTCCCTGCCGCCCGCCCTCACCAGCCCCGGGACCCCGGTGGCGTGGCCACCCGGCGCCGTCTTCGCGACCACCGACCTCGACGGTCCCGTCCGTCATCTCGACCTGGGCGGTCCGGCCGGCGCGCCGGCCGTGCTCTGCGTGCACGGCCTGGGCGGCTCGGCTCTCAACTGGGGGCTGCTCGCCCCGTTCCTCTCGGGCAGCCACCGGGTCCTCGCCGTCGACCTGTTCGGCCACGGCGGCAGCGGGGTGCCCACCGGCTCCCGCCCCGATGCGGTGACCGCGGACCGCCGGCTCCTCGACCGGTTCGTCCGCGAGGTCGTCGGGGAGCCGGTGGTCCTGCTCGGGCACTCGATGGGCGGCGTCCTGGCCGTCCTGCAGGCGGCCGCAGCACCGGAGACGATCCGCCGGCTGGTGCTGCTCAGCCCACCGGTGCCGGGCACGGCCGGCCGGCTAGACCTGGCCATCGCGGCGAAGCTGGCGTTCCTCCGGCTGCCCGGCGTGGCCGGCGCGGTCGCCCGGCAGCTGGCCGCGCTGCCGTCCGAGCAGGTGGTCGACCGGCAGCTGCGCCAGGCGACCCCGCACCTGCACCGGATCCCCGCCGACGGCATCGCGGCCGCCGTCGCCCAGACCCGCGAACGGGCCGCCCGTACCGACGCCGCCGCCGGTCAGGCCGAGCAGTGGGCGGCTCTGCTGGGCACCATGGCCCTCCTCGCCCGGCCGCGCGCCTGGCGGCGGACGCTCGCCGGCGTCGCCGTCCCGACGCTGTGGCTGCACGGAGCCGACGACCCGCTGGCGCAGGTCGACCGGGCCCGCGCGCTCGCCGCGACCCGGCCGGACTGGACGTTCGAGGCGCGGTCGGGGGTCGGGCACCTGCCGGCCCTCGAGGACCCGGCCTGGACCGCCGATCGGATCCTCGCCGGAGACGGACCGGGTTCCCGGTGA
- the pabB gene encoding aminodeoxychorismate synthase component I — MTWARFDDLRSGTALRCPAPDRILVAEHPGEVVGVLAEVQRATDSGRWAFGYVAYEAAAGLDPRLAVHRSMPMGMPLVWFGVCDQPVPVPPLEPAGPAGAGRGGAARWQPTWTPAGHADGVRQVHERIAAGDTFQCNLTVRMSGRVSGDPFALYRDLALGQRGAHSAYLDLGRFAVASASPELFFERRGDAVLLRPMKGTARRGRDREEDRRLAHRLQSSPKERAENVMIVDLMRNDIGRIAEIGSVDVPALFTVERYETVLQLTSDVTARLSPGTGLVELFRALFPCGSVTGAPKASSMEIIRSLEPDPRGVYCGAIGLVGPPDAPVRARFNVAIRTAVVDRSSGEAVYGTGGGITWGSEASAEHAELLAKAAVLSARPREFELLETMRHDPERGLRNRERHLHRLAASAEHLGFRFDLPTARRVLAVRLAGEPAARVRIRLRRDGTLAVDVEALPAPSTGPVLLAVDDDPVDPRETWLYHKTSLREPYDRRRERRPDVDDVIMVNTRGELTEVTRASLAVELDGCWWTPPLEAGCLPGVERARLLEMDRLQERVLRVADLERAEGVAVLSSLRGWRAAELSGVRRKAAPIRGRKEPVRTSPGAGSLAPAALIGGG, encoded by the coding sequence GTGACCTGGGCCCGCTTCGACGACCTCCGCAGCGGGACGGCGCTCCGGTGTCCCGCGCCCGACCGGATCCTGGTGGCCGAACACCCGGGTGAAGTCGTCGGCGTGCTGGCCGAGGTCCAGCGGGCCACGGACTCCGGGCGGTGGGCGTTCGGCTACGTCGCCTATGAGGCCGCTGCCGGGCTGGATCCACGGCTCGCCGTGCACCGATCCATGCCCATGGGCATGCCGCTGGTCTGGTTCGGGGTCTGCGACCAGCCGGTTCCCGTGCCTCCGCTGGAGCCGGCCGGGCCGGCCGGCGCCGGCCGAGGCGGGGCGGCCCGGTGGCAACCCACGTGGACACCGGCCGGGCATGCCGACGGCGTCCGGCAGGTCCACGAGCGGATCGCCGCCGGGGACACGTTCCAGTGCAACCTGACCGTCCGGATGTCCGGTCGCGTGTCAGGGGATCCCTTCGCCCTGTACCGGGACCTGGCCCTGGGTCAGCGCGGAGCCCACAGCGCCTATCTCGACCTCGGCCGCTTCGCCGTGGCCAGTGCCAGCCCCGAGCTGTTCTTCGAGCGCCGTGGCGACGCGGTGCTGCTCCGCCCCATGAAGGGCACGGCGCGGCGGGGACGGGACCGGGAGGAGGACCGGCGCCTGGCCCACCGGCTGCAGTCCAGTCCCAAGGAGCGGGCGGAGAACGTCATGATCGTCGACCTCATGCGCAACGACATCGGCCGGATCGCCGAGATCGGCAGCGTCGACGTGCCGGCGCTCTTCACCGTCGAGCGCTACGAGACCGTGCTCCAGCTCACCTCCGACGTCACGGCTCGACTCTCGCCTGGAACCGGCCTGGTCGAGCTGTTCCGGGCGCTCTTCCCCTGCGGCTCGGTCACGGGAGCGCCCAAGGCGAGCTCCATGGAGATCATCCGGTCCCTGGAACCCGACCCGCGCGGCGTCTACTGCGGAGCCATCGGCCTGGTGGGTCCACCGGACGCGCCGGTCCGGGCGCGGTTCAACGTGGCCATCCGGACGGCCGTGGTGGACAGGTCCTCGGGAGAGGCCGTGTACGGCACCGGCGGTGGCATCACCTGGGGCTCGGAGGCGTCGGCCGAGCATGCCGAGCTCCTCGCCAAGGCCGCGGTCCTGTCCGCGCGGCCCCGGGAGTTCGAGCTGCTGGAGACGATGCGGCACGACCCTGAGCGCGGTCTGCGTAACCGGGAGCGTCATCTGCACCGCCTGGCAGCCTCGGCCGAGCACCTGGGGTTCCGGTTCGACCTGCCGACGGCGCGACGCGTCCTGGCCGTGCGGCTGGCGGGAGAGCCGGCGGCACGCGTCCGGATACGCCTCCGGCGCGACGGGACGCTCGCCGTCGACGTCGAGGCGCTCCCTGCGCCCTCGACCGGCCCGGTGCTGCTCGCGGTCGACGACGATCCGGTCGATCCCCGGGAGACCTGGCTCTACCACAAGACGAGCCTGCGGGAGCCGTACGACCGGCGCCGCGAGCGGCGACCCGACGTCGACGACGTGATCATGGTCAACACGAGGGGAGAGCTCACCGAGGTGACCCGAGCCTCCCTCGCAGTGGAGCTCGACGGGTGCTGGTGGACGCCTCCACTGGAGGCCGGGTGCCTTCCCGGCGTCGAGCGCGCGCGGCTGCTCGAGATGGACAGGCTGCAGGAGCGGGTGCTGCGCGTGGCCGACCTCGAGCGGGCGGAGGGGGTGGCGGTGCTCAGCTCGCTGCGGGGATGGCGTGCCGCAGAGTTGAGCGGCGTTCGTCGCAAGGCGGCGCCCATCCGAGGCCGGAAGGAGCCGGTACGGACCTCCCCCGGGGCGGGGAGCCTGGCGCCTGCGGCACTCATCGGCGGGGGATGA
- a CDS encoding PucR family transcriptional regulator has product MTLNRQLEVPGSSGGPVAGDDWLTTVATSAASACQAPVELLGGYLPMLADAAIDGRRPDSWELDAVRELGRRAAAQGVGARGAVDLYLSASWRLWRQLPVVARSSDPEKVRSAAEAVLRVLDDAIGVLVDGHQSERRQMIRHEEALRAEFVDDLLRGDADVARMVERAEPFGLDLGKSHHVALAAPRDADANVERAATAVERVVVGRFGDRDVLVATKDGRVVVVVPAATAAPTARTEDLGSVLHAELGRIDDGRRWRVAPGRAFPGAYGVARSYEEAREALVIADRLDLGAEVVHARDLLVHRVLGRDQSAIVDLVHEVLGPLQHSRSGAEVLLETLLAYFDAGDVATEAARRLHVSVRTVTYRLARVSQLTGYSVSRPDQRFSLHAAVLGARLLEWPARPLPVDP; this is encoded by the coding sequence ATGACCCTTAACCGGCAACTGGAGGTGCCTGGGAGCTCCGGCGGACCGGTGGCGGGCGACGACTGGCTGACGACGGTCGCGACGTCGGCGGCGTCCGCCTGCCAGGCGCCGGTCGAGCTGCTCGGCGGGTACCTGCCGATGCTGGCCGACGCCGCCATCGACGGGCGCCGTCCCGACTCGTGGGAGCTCGACGCGGTCCGCGAGCTCGGGCGCCGGGCGGCTGCGCAGGGAGTCGGCGCCCGCGGCGCCGTCGACCTGTACCTGTCCGCGTCGTGGCGGCTGTGGCGGCAGCTGCCGGTCGTGGCGCGCTCCAGTGATCCGGAGAAGGTGCGCAGTGCCGCCGAGGCGGTGCTGCGGGTGCTCGACGACGCCATCGGCGTGCTCGTCGACGGTCACCAGTCCGAGCGGCGGCAGATGATCCGCCACGAGGAGGCGCTGCGGGCGGAATTCGTCGACGACCTGCTCCGTGGGGACGCCGATGTCGCCCGGATGGTCGAGCGCGCCGAGCCGTTCGGCCTCGACCTCGGCAAGTCCCACCACGTGGCCCTCGCCGCCCCGCGTGACGCCGACGCCAACGTCGAACGGGCCGCCACCGCGGTGGAGCGGGTCGTCGTCGGCCGGTTCGGTGACCGGGACGTGCTGGTCGCCACGAAGGACGGCCGCGTGGTCGTCGTCGTGCCCGCCGCGACGGCGGCCCCGACCGCGCGCACCGAGGACCTCGGCTCGGTCCTCCACGCCGAGCTCGGCCGGATCGACGACGGCCGGCGCTGGCGGGTGGCGCCCGGGCGCGCCTTCCCCGGCGCCTACGGCGTCGCCCGCTCCTACGAGGAGGCGCGCGAGGCGCTGGTCATCGCCGACCGGCTCGACCTCGGCGCCGAGGTGGTGCACGCCCGCGACCTGCTGGTCCACCGGGTGCTGGGCCGCGACCAGTCGGCCATCGTCGACCTGGTGCACGAAGTCCTGGGCCCGCTGCAGCACAGCCGCAGCGGCGCCGAGGTGCTGCTGGAGACCCTGCTGGCGTACTTCGACGCCGGTGACGTCGCGACCGAGGCCGCGCGGCGCCTGCACGTCTCCGTCCGCACCGTGACCTACCGGCTGGCCCGGGTCTCCCAGCTGACCGGGTATAGCGTCTCCCGGCCCGACCAGCGGTTCTCGCTGCACGCGGCCGTCCTCGGCGCCCGACTCCTCGAGTGGCCGGCCCGGCCACTGCCCGTCGACCCCTGA
- the ppsA gene encoding phosphoenolpyruvate synthase: MSTDTAPEAPTSTTAGGAADDADNVRWFAELGLGDLEVVGGKNASLGEMISNLADAGVSVPDGFATTAAAYQRFLGDTGLAARIAERLRALDTDDVRALAAAGREIRRAVVEQPFPPALEADIRAAYDRLAGDDPEASFAVRSSATAEDLPDASFAGQQETFLNVRGIDAVLQAVREVYASLYNDRAIAYRVHHGFDHEAVSLSAGVQRMVRSDVGASGVVFTMDTESGFRDAVFVTSAYGLGEGVVQGAVNPDEFYVYKPALRAGRPAILKRGVGDKATKMVYTDSAEVGRTTAFVDVDPAERRLLSLTDDEVTELARQACRIEQHYGRPMDIEWGKDGLTGQILILQARPETVQSRSGNTTERYTLTGTGDVLVEGRAIGQKIGAGAVRVLTDIDQMDQFTAGDVLVADMTDPDWEPIMKRASAIVTNRGGRTCHAAIIARELGIPAVVGTGTATRVLSDGDPVTVSCAEGDTGVVYAGQVGFEVAETSLDAMPEIPTKIMLNVGTPEQAFAFSRLPHAGVGLARLEFVINRQIGIHPRALLDLEDLDAPLRAQVEERIVAYPSARDFFVQRVAEGISMIAAAFAPEPVIVRMSDFKSNEYANLLGGERYEPHEENPMIGYRGASRYLSAGFADCFAMECEALRYVRDEMGLTNVKIMIPFVRTVAEIEGVVRLLGEHGLRRGENDLSVVMMCELPSNALLAGDFLDHVDGFSIGSNDMTQLTLGLDRDSALVAGGFDERDPAVLALLEMAIRACLERGKYVGICGQGPSDHPDLAEWLVQQGIESMSLNPDTVVDTWLHLAKAGRTT; encoded by the coding sequence ATGAGCACCGACACCGCACCCGAGGCACCGACCAGCACCACGGCGGGAGGCGCGGCCGACGACGCCGACAACGTCCGCTGGTTCGCCGAGCTGGGGCTGGGCGACCTGGAGGTGGTCGGCGGCAAGAACGCCTCGCTGGGCGAGATGATCTCGAACCTGGCCGACGCCGGGGTCAGCGTCCCCGACGGCTTCGCCACCACGGCGGCGGCCTACCAGCGCTTCCTCGGGGACACCGGCCTGGCCGCGCGGATCGCCGAGCGGCTGCGCGCGCTGGACACCGACGACGTCCGGGCGCTGGCCGCGGCCGGCCGGGAGATCCGCCGGGCGGTCGTCGAGCAGCCGTTCCCGCCGGCCCTGGAGGCCGACATCCGGGCGGCCTACGACCGGTTGGCCGGGGACGACCCGGAGGCGTCGTTCGCGGTGCGCTCCAGCGCCACGGCCGAGGACCTGCCCGATGCCTCCTTCGCCGGGCAGCAGGAGACGTTCCTCAACGTGCGGGGCATCGACGCGGTGCTGCAGGCGGTCCGGGAGGTCTACGCCTCTCTCTACAACGACCGGGCGATCGCCTACCGGGTGCACCACGGGTTCGACCACGAGGCGGTGTCGCTGTCGGCGGGCGTGCAGCGGATGGTGCGCTCCGACGTGGGGGCCTCCGGGGTGGTGTTCACCATGGACACCGAGTCCGGCTTCCGGGACGCCGTCTTCGTGACGTCGGCCTACGGGCTGGGCGAGGGCGTCGTGCAGGGCGCGGTCAACCCCGACGAGTTCTACGTCTACAAGCCCGCCCTGCGGGCCGGGCGCCCGGCAATCCTCAAGCGGGGCGTGGGGGACAAGGCCACCAAGATGGTCTACACCGACTCCGCCGAGGTCGGCCGGACCACCGCGTTCGTCGACGTCGACCCCGCCGAGCGCCGGCTGCTGTCCCTCACCGACGACGAAGTCACCGAGCTGGCCCGGCAGGCCTGCCGGATCGAGCAGCACTACGGCCGGCCCATGGACATCGAGTGGGGGAAGGACGGGCTGACCGGGCAGATCCTGATCCTGCAGGCGCGCCCGGAGACCGTGCAGTCCCGCTCCGGCAACACCACCGAGCGCTACACGCTCACCGGCACCGGGGACGTCCTGGTCGAGGGCCGGGCGATCGGGCAGAAGATCGGCGCCGGTGCGGTCCGGGTGCTCACCGACATCGACCAGATGGACCAGTTCACGGCCGGCGACGTGCTGGTGGCGGACATGACCGACCCGGACTGGGAACCGATCATGAAGCGCGCCTCGGCGATCGTGACCAACCGCGGCGGGCGGACCTGCCACGCGGCGATCATCGCCCGCGAGCTGGGCATCCCCGCCGTCGTCGGCACCGGGACCGCCACCCGGGTGCTGTCCGACGGCGACCCGGTCACCGTCTCCTGCGCCGAGGGCGACACCGGCGTCGTCTACGCCGGACAGGTGGGCTTCGAGGTGGCGGAGACCTCGCTGGACGCCATGCCGGAGATCCCCACCAAGATCATGTTGAACGTGGGGACCCCCGAGCAGGCGTTCGCCTTCTCCCGGCTGCCGCACGCCGGCGTCGGGCTGGCCCGGCTGGAGTTCGTCATCAACCGGCAGATCGGCATCCACCCGCGCGCGCTGCTGGACCTCGAGGACCTCGACGCGCCGCTGCGGGCGCAGGTCGAGGAGCGGATCGTCGCCTACCCCTCGGCGCGGGACTTCTTCGTCCAGCGGGTCGCCGAGGGGATCTCGATGATCGCGGCGGCATTCGCGCCCGAGCCGGTCATCGTGCGGATGAGCGACTTCAAGTCCAACGAGTACGCCAACCTGCTCGGCGGCGAGCGCTACGAGCCGCACGAGGAGAACCCGATGATCGGCTACCGCGGGGCGTCGCGGTACCTGTCGGCCGGCTTCGCCGACTGCTTCGCCATGGAGTGCGAGGCGCTGCGCTACGTCCGCGACGAGATGGGCCTGACCAACGTCAAGATCATGATCCCGTTCGTCCGGACGGTCGCGGAGATCGAGGGCGTGGTGCGCCTGCTGGGCGAGCACGGCCTGCGCCGCGGGGAGAACGACCTGTCGGTGGTGATGATGTGCGAGCTGCCCTCCAACGCGCTGCTGGCCGGGGACTTCCTCGACCACGTCGACGGGTTCTCCATCGGCTCCAACGACATGACGCAGCTGACGCTGGGGCTCGACCGCGATTCGGCCCTGGTTGCCGGGGGTTTCGACGAGCGAGACCCGGCGGTGCTCGCCCTGCTGGAGATGGCGATCAGGGCGTGCCTGGAGCGCGGGAAGTACGTCGGCATCTGCGGCCAGGGCCCCAGCGACCACCCCGACCTCGCCGAGTGGCTCGTGCAGCAGGGGATCGAGTCGATGTCCCTGAACCCCGACACCGTCGTCGACACCTGGCTCCACCTGGCCAAGGCCGGCCGAACGACCTGA